A portion of the Pseudarthrobacter sp. L1SW genome contains these proteins:
- a CDS encoding DNA translocase FtsK, whose protein sequence is MATRTTSAPNGSSRGSAGSKTGSSSGRGSGSTAAKSGRGSGSTARTRQLPAVEHHQPWLLRVVGGAWLGVGHLVGGGVRRIGHDVSDLPAEERRDGAALFNLALGIFVATFAWWGLTGWFPDAVYAVVNGTFGWISLLLPLMLFVCAFRLFRQPSDGRGNNRVGIGFLIMAFAGCGLAHILGGQPTVAQGFDGLRQAGGMLGFLAASPLAAIHPVVPVALYSLLAFVSLLIITATPFTAIPRRLRAGYEHLMGVDLLDDQDRDAHDRSYLERTPPAPPKGPKKKRRFFGKDEKDADAGLEGYVGDEAFEHAVIDDDDPKESAEARPAPGIRRPTQAEIAVEKIKAAQGLGAGASSAAGENATEAIPMITPGMSAAAAKPAAAPTVPSNPVAPAPPPVPIPQRTEQLSLAGDVTYTLPASDYLTPGSIPKERTEANDAVVAALTDTLQQFNVDATVTGFSRGPTVTRYEIELAPGTKVERVTALSKNISYAVASSDVRILSPIPGKSAIGIEIPNTDRETVSLGDVLRSQNARRTDHPMVMGVGKDVEGGYVVANLAKMPHLLVAGATGAGKSSFVNSMITSILMRATPDEVRMVMVDPKRVELTAYEGVPHLITPIITNPKKAAEALQWVVREMDARYDDLANYGFKHIDDFNKAVRAGKVHPPVDSKRVIRPYPYLLVIVDELADLMMVAPRDVEDSIVRITQLARAAGIHLVLATQRPSVDVVTGLIKANVPSRMAFATSSVTDSRVVLDQPGAEKLIGQGDALFLPMGASKAMRVQGAWVTESEIHKVVEHVKGQLQASYRDDVAAEAPKKQIDDDIGDDLEVLLQATELVVTTQFGSTSMLQRKLRVGFAKAGRLMDLLESRGVVGPSEGSKARDVLVKPDDLAPVLAAMKGQDAPAAPDSQTAALSDNANANIAQGGYAEDLVAADLDQRKQSVEYYDGSDSPPGGYDDEDGSEDAWSLTGR, encoded by the coding sequence ATGGCCACTCGTACTACGTCCGCGCCCAATGGCTCCAGCAGGGGCAGCGCCGGAAGCAAAACCGGCAGCTCCTCCGGCCGCGGTTCAGGCTCCACGGCCGCCAAATCGGGGCGTGGTTCCGGCAGCACCGCGCGCACCCGCCAGCTCCCCGCCGTCGAACATCACCAGCCCTGGCTGCTGCGTGTGGTGGGCGGAGCCTGGCTGGGCGTCGGCCACCTGGTGGGCGGCGGGGTGCGGCGCATCGGCCATGACGTCAGCGACCTGCCCGCGGAGGAACGGCGGGACGGCGCAGCCCTGTTCAACCTGGCCCTGGGCATCTTCGTCGCCACCTTCGCCTGGTGGGGCCTCACCGGCTGGTTCCCGGATGCCGTGTACGCCGTTGTCAACGGCACGTTCGGGTGGATTTCGTTGCTCCTCCCGCTGATGCTGTTTGTCTGCGCCTTCCGGCTCTTCCGCCAGCCGTCCGACGGGCGGGGCAACAACCGGGTGGGCATCGGCTTCCTCATCATGGCGTTCGCCGGCTGCGGGCTGGCGCACATCCTGGGCGGCCAGCCCACTGTGGCGCAGGGGTTCGACGGCCTCCGCCAGGCGGGCGGCATGCTCGGTTTCCTGGCTGCGTCGCCCTTGGCGGCCATCCATCCCGTTGTTCCAGTGGCCCTCTACTCGCTGCTGGCCTTCGTCTCCCTGCTGATCATCACCGCCACTCCGTTCACTGCCATTCCGCGGCGGCTGCGCGCCGGCTATGAGCACCTGATGGGCGTCGACCTCCTGGATGACCAGGACCGGGACGCCCATGACCGCAGCTACCTGGAACGGACCCCGCCCGCGCCGCCCAAGGGCCCCAAGAAGAAGCGCCGCTTCTTCGGCAAGGACGAGAAGGACGCCGACGCCGGACTGGAGGGCTACGTTGGGGACGAGGCGTTTGAGCATGCAGTGATCGACGACGACGACCCCAAGGAAAGCGCGGAGGCGCGCCCGGCGCCGGGCATCCGGCGGCCCACCCAGGCCGAGATCGCCGTCGAGAAGATCAAGGCGGCCCAAGGCCTGGGCGCCGGCGCTTCCTCCGCCGCGGGTGAAAACGCAACCGAAGCCATCCCCATGATCACCCCCGGCATGTCCGCGGCCGCTGCCAAACCAGCCGCCGCACCCACAGTGCCGTCCAACCCCGTGGCGCCCGCCCCGCCGCCGGTTCCCATCCCGCAGCGCACCGAGCAGTTGTCCCTCGCCGGCGACGTAACGTACACGCTCCCGGCATCGGACTACCTGACGCCCGGCTCCATCCCCAAGGAGCGCACGGAAGCCAATGACGCCGTCGTCGCCGCGCTGACCGACACCCTGCAGCAGTTCAATGTGGACGCCACCGTCACAGGCTTCAGCCGCGGCCCCACCGTCACCCGGTACGAGATCGAACTCGCTCCGGGAACCAAGGTGGAACGCGTCACCGCGCTGTCCAAGAACATCTCCTACGCCGTTGCCTCCAGCGACGTCCGCATCCTCAGCCCCATTCCGGGCAAATCGGCCATCGGCATCGAGATCCCCAACACGGACCGCGAAACCGTCTCGCTCGGCGACGTCCTCCGCAGCCAGAACGCCCGCCGGACGGACCACCCCATGGTGATGGGCGTCGGCAAGGACGTGGAGGGCGGCTACGTGGTGGCCAACCTCGCCAAGATGCCCCACCTCCTCGTTGCAGGTGCCACCGGTGCCGGCAAGTCGTCGTTCGTGAACTCGATGATCACGTCCATCCTGATGCGCGCCACCCCCGATGAGGTGCGCATGGTCATGGTGGACCCCAAGCGCGTGGAACTCACTGCCTACGAGGGCGTCCCGCACCTCATCACCCCCATCATCACCAACCCGAAGAAGGCTGCCGAGGCACTGCAGTGGGTGGTCCGGGAGATGGACGCGCGGTACGACGACCTGGCCAACTACGGCTTCAAGCACATCGACGACTTCAACAAGGCGGTCCGCGCCGGCAAGGTCCACCCGCCGGTGGACTCCAAGCGCGTCATTCGGCCGTATCCCTACCTGCTGGTGATCGTGGACGAGCTCGCGGACCTCATGATGGTCGCCCCGCGCGACGTTGAAGACTCGATCGTCCGCATCACGCAGCTTGCCCGCGCGGCAGGCATCCACCTGGTGCTTGCCACGCAGCGGCCGTCCGTGGACGTCGTCACCGGGCTCATCAAGGCCAACGTGCCGTCCCGCATGGCCTTCGCCACGTCCTCCGTCACCGACTCACGCGTTGTCCTGGACCAGCCCGGGGCCGAGAAGCTCATCGGCCAGGGTGACGCGCTCTTCCTGCCCATGGGCGCCTCCAAGGCCATGCGCGTCCAGGGTGCCTGGGTCACGGAATCCGAGATCCACAAGGTGGTTGAGCACGTCAAGGGCCAGCTCCAGGCGAGCTACCGCGACGACGTTGCCGCCGAGGCGCCGAAGAAGCAGATCGACGACGACATCGGGGACGACCTTGAGGTCCTGCTGCAAGCCACGGAACTCGTGGTCACCACCCAGTTCGGCTCCACCTCCATGCTCCAGCGCAAGCTGCGCGTGGGCTTCGCCAAGGCAGGGCGCCTCATGGACCTGCTGGAATCCCGGGGTGTCGTTGGCCCGTCCGAAGGGTCCAAGGCCCGCGACGTCCTGGTGAAGCCGGACGACCTGGCTCCCGTCCTGGCCGCCATGAAGGGCCAGGACGCGCCGGCTGCGCCGGACTCGCAGACCGCAGCCCTGAGCGACAACGCCAACGCGAACATCGCCCAGGGTGGATACGCGGAAGACCTCGTGGCCGCGGACCTCGACCAACGGAAGCAGAGTGTCGAATATTACGACGGCTCGGATTCCCCGCCTGGCGGCTACGACGACGAAGACGGTTCCGAAGATGCCTGGTCCCTCACGGGGCGCTAG
- the pgsA gene encoding CDP-diacylglycerol--glycerol-3-phosphate 3-phosphatidyltransferase, which produces MTSTDATAAGPGRAGVWNLPNVLTMIRIALVPFFVWFLIVDAPGLQSASGPWRWAAAAVFAVAIYTDKLDGDIARSRNLVTDFGKIADPIADKLLTGSALVLLSVLGELPWWATLVILVREWGITALRFFVIRYGVIPASRGGKLKTVVQTAAIFLYLLPLGAIAPWLAWVAFAVMMAAVAITVWTGVQYVVEALRLRAKGKLQAGSSTGQEPA; this is translated from the coding sequence GTGACTAGCACCGATGCCACCGCGGCCGGCCCAGGCCGTGCCGGGGTCTGGAACCTTCCCAATGTCCTGACCATGATCCGGATCGCGCTGGTCCCGTTCTTCGTGTGGTTCCTTATCGTTGACGCGCCGGGGCTGCAGAGCGCGTCCGGGCCGTGGCGGTGGGCGGCGGCTGCGGTGTTCGCCGTCGCCATCTACACGGACAAGCTCGACGGCGACATCGCCAGGAGCCGGAACCTGGTGACCGACTTCGGCAAGATCGCCGATCCCATCGCGGACAAGCTCCTCACCGGCTCCGCCCTGGTCCTGCTCTCGGTGCTCGGCGAACTGCCCTGGTGGGCCACGCTGGTGATCCTGGTCCGTGAATGGGGCATCACCGCCCTGAGATTCTTTGTGATCCGCTACGGGGTGATCCCTGCTTCGCGGGGCGGAAAGCTCAAGACTGTTGTGCAGACCGCGGCAATCTTCCTTTACCTCCTGCCACTGGGTGCCATCGCCCCATGGCTTGCCTGGGTGGCGTTCGCCGTGATGATGGCTGCCGTGGCCATCACAGTCTGGACCGGCGTCCAATACGTTGTTGAGGCATTGCGCCTTCGGGCCAAGGGAAAGCTGCAGGCAGGCAGCAGCACAGGACAGGAGCCGGCATGA
- a CDS encoding CinA family protein: MTNLHHLSAEAVRKALDTGRTVAAAESLTAGMVSAVLADTPGASGILQGGVVAYQNSVKESVLDVPSELLARVGSVDPDVAAAMAAGARTVLRADIGVSTTGVAGPDAHDGKPVGTVYVGIATAGGASAFEYSFAGNRAEIRGQACAAALERLLEALSR; encoded by the coding sequence ATGACCAATCTCCACCATCTGTCTGCGGAAGCGGTCAGGAAGGCCCTCGACACAGGGCGCACCGTGGCCGCGGCAGAATCGCTGACCGCCGGCATGGTGTCCGCTGTCCTTGCCGACACGCCCGGCGCCTCCGGGATTCTGCAGGGCGGCGTGGTCGCCTACCAGAACTCGGTCAAGGAATCGGTCCTGGACGTCCCGTCGGAGCTGCTGGCCCGCGTGGGATCCGTTGACCCCGATGTCGCCGCGGCCATGGCGGCTGGAGCCCGGACGGTCCTGCGCGCTGACATCGGCGTCTCCACCACCGGGGTTGCGGGACCCGACGCGCACGACGGAAAGCCCGTGGGCACGGTGTATGTAGGGATTGCCACCGCCGGTGGGGCGTCGGCCTTCGAGTATTCCTTTGCCGGCAACCGGGCAGAAATCCGCGGGCAGGCCTGCGCAGCTGCCCTGGAGCGGCTTCTCGAGGCCCTGTCCCGGTGA
- a CDS encoding helix-turn-helix domain-containing protein: protein MVKQPVSVNGVVRWKDVGLADQAKSEQKERKMVVLRHEIGDVLRDVRQRQGRTLREVSHSARVSLGYLSEVERGQKEASSELLSSICSALDVPLSSMLREVSDRVAVAEGVAVPDTVPQEFSQRYGRDLERDLNTELNDELSTGLLSGAR, encoded by the coding sequence ATGGTAAAGCAGCCCGTATCCGTAAACGGCGTTGTCCGCTGGAAGGATGTGGGCCTCGCCGATCAGGCTAAGAGCGAACAGAAGGAGCGCAAGATGGTTGTACTTCGTCACGAAATCGGTGATGTCCTGCGCGATGTCCGCCAGCGTCAGGGGCGTACGCTCCGTGAAGTTTCGCACAGCGCCCGTGTCTCCCTGGGTTACCTCAGTGAAGTGGAGCGCGGCCAGAAGGAAGCATCATCAGAGCTCCTGTCTTCAATTTGCTCGGCGCTGGATGTCCCGTTGTCCAGCATGCTCCGCGAAGTGAGCGACCGGGTGGCAGTTGCCGAAGGCGTCGCCGTTCCGGACACCGTTCCGCAGGAATTTTCCCAGCGTTATGGCCGTGACCTTGAGCGCGACCTGAACACTGAACTTAATGACGAACTTTCCACCGGCCTTCTGTCCGGCGCCCGGTAA
- a CDS encoding MarR family winged helix-turn-helix transcriptional regulator, whose protein sequence is MSSSPDVPFLQGRHDEATVDAALQNVEHQISLFWRRARAISNQLSRQVHPDMEPAAYGLLTVIRREGPIRLTDLAMNIGVGKPSVSRQIAFLESLGLVSKEADPLDGRAQAIRLTPKGEEKMHQVQDARRQVFRERLGEWPVEDLEELARYMAKLNATYERDGFPKDGPAAAPADDR, encoded by the coding sequence ATGAGCAGCTCCCCCGATGTCCCCTTCCTGCAAGGCCGCCACGACGAAGCTACAGTGGACGCCGCGTTGCAGAACGTGGAGCACCAGATAAGCCTCTTCTGGCGGCGTGCCCGGGCCATCTCCAACCAGCTCTCCCGCCAGGTGCATCCGGACATGGAGCCGGCAGCCTACGGCCTGCTGACGGTGATCCGCAGGGAGGGCCCCATCCGGCTCACCGACCTGGCCATGAACATTGGCGTGGGCAAGCCGTCCGTCAGCCGGCAGATCGCCTTCCTGGAGAGCCTTGGACTCGTGTCCAAGGAGGCCGATCCGCTGGATGGGCGTGCCCAGGCCATCCGGCTGACGCCCAAGGGCGAGGAAAAGATGCACCAGGTCCAGGATGCCCGGCGGCAGGTGTTCCGTGAACGCCTGGGCGAATGGCCGGTGGAGGACCTGGAAGAACTGGCCCGGTACATGGCCAAGCTGAACGCCACCTACGAGCGTGACGGGTTCCCGAAGGACGGCCCCGCGGCCGCTCCTGCTGACGACCGGTAG
- a CDS encoding DUF3046 domain-containing protein, which produces MRISDYWRLMDDEFGAGYSRVLSSTLVLAGVGGRTADQALAAGVEPRKVWLAVCDVQDVPAERRLGRDIKPRTN; this is translated from the coding sequence GTGCGAATCAGCGATTATTGGCGGCTTATGGACGACGAATTCGGCGCCGGGTACTCGCGGGTCCTCAGCAGCACGCTTGTGCTGGCAGGGGTTGGCGGGCGCACCGCGGACCAGGCGCTGGCTGCCGGCGTAGAACCGCGGAAGGTGTGGCTGGCTGTCTGCGACGTCCAGGATGTCCCGGCCGAGCGCAGGCTGGGCCGGGATATAAAGCCCCGCACGAACTAG
- the recA gene encoding recombinase RecA yields the protein MAAAPDRAKALEAALAQIDKQFGKGSVMRLGDEVRAPIEVIPTGSIALDVALGIGGLPRGRVVEIYGPESSGKTTVALHAVANAQRLGGIAAFIDAEHALDPEYAAKLGVDTDALLVSQPDTGEQALEIMDMLVGSGSLDVIVIDSVAALVPRAEIEGDMGDSHVGLQARLMSQALRKITGRLSQTKTTAIFINQLREKIGVFFGSPETTTGGKALKFYASIRIDVRRIQTLKEGADSVGNRTKAKIVKNKMAPPFKVAEFDIIYGQGISREGGIIDMGVEHGIIKKSGSWFTYDGDQLGQGMENSRRFLRDNPELAAELERLIKEKLGVGVKPAEPESKDSPKLKAVDGF from the coding sequence ATGGCGGCAGCCCCGGATCGTGCAAAAGCGCTCGAAGCAGCGCTGGCCCAGATCGACAAGCAGTTCGGTAAAGGCTCAGTCATGCGGCTCGGCGATGAAGTCCGGGCCCCCATCGAGGTCATCCCCACCGGCTCCATCGCCCTGGACGTTGCCCTGGGAATTGGCGGCCTTCCCCGGGGCCGCGTCGTTGAAATCTACGGCCCGGAATCTTCCGGTAAAACCACCGTGGCCCTGCACGCAGTGGCCAATGCCCAGCGCCTGGGCGGCATCGCGGCCTTCATTGACGCCGAACACGCCCTTGATCCGGAGTACGCTGCAAAGCTTGGTGTGGACACGGACGCGCTCCTGGTGTCCCAGCCGGATACCGGCGAGCAGGCCCTCGAAATCATGGACATGCTGGTGGGCTCAGGTTCCCTGGACGTCATCGTGATCGACTCCGTCGCAGCGCTGGTGCCCCGGGCCGAAATTGAAGGCGACATGGGCGACAGCCACGTGGGCCTCCAGGCACGCCTCATGAGCCAGGCCCTGCGTAAGATCACCGGCCGGCTGAGCCAGACCAAGACCACCGCCATCTTCATCAACCAGCTCCGTGAAAAGATCGGTGTCTTCTTCGGTTCCCCCGAAACCACCACCGGCGGTAAGGCCCTTAAGTTCTACGCCTCCATCCGTATCGACGTGCGCCGCATCCAGACCCTCAAGGAGGGCGCGGATTCGGTCGGTAACCGCACCAAGGCGAAGATCGTCAAGAACAAGATGGCACCGCCCTTCAAGGTGGCCGAGTTCGACATCATCTACGGCCAGGGCATCTCCCGCGAGGGCGGAATCATCGACATGGGCGTTGAGCACGGCATCATCAAGAAGTCCGGTTCCTGGTTCACCTACGATGGCGACCAGCTGGGCCAGGGCATGGAGAACTCGCGCCGGTTCCTGCGCGACAACCCGGAGCTGGCCGCCGAGCTCGAGCGCCTGATCAAGGAAAAGCTTGGCGTGGGTGTGAAGCCGGCGGAGCCCGAGTCCAAGGATTCCCCGAAGCTGAAGGCCGTCGACGGGTTCTAA
- a CDS encoding regulatory protein RecX codes for MSVAQAIVYRQLTASAKSRRQLARKLAERNIPEDVAEAVLDRFQDARLINDADFADMWVRSRAQSRKLAKGALRRELEEKGIDQETAAAALEQLSDADEEASARQLVERKLRPGLDLQDRAERDKAARRLASMLARKGYQPSQAFRIVNDVLESQAAPDSGER; via the coding sequence GTGTCGGTTGCGCAGGCCATTGTCTACCGCCAGTTGACCGCATCGGCCAAGAGCAGGCGGCAGCTCGCACGGAAGCTTGCCGAGCGGAACATCCCCGAGGATGTCGCCGAGGCGGTGCTGGACCGGTTCCAGGACGCGCGCCTGATCAACGACGCCGACTTCGCCGACATGTGGGTCCGGAGCCGTGCGCAGTCCCGGAAACTGGCAAAGGGGGCCCTCCGGCGCGAGCTGGAGGAGAAAGGCATTGACCAGGAGACGGCCGCGGCAGCCTTGGAACAGTTGTCGGACGCCGACGAAGAGGCCTCCGCAAGGCAGCTTGTGGAGCGTAAGCTCCGCCCCGGGCTGGATCTTCAGGACCGGGCGGAACGGGACAAGGCTGCCCGCCGGCTGGCATCCATGCTCGCGCGCAAGGGCTACCAGCCTTCCCAGGCGTTCCGGATCGTTAATGACGTCCTGGAGTCCCAAGCCGCACCCGACAGCGGCGAACGGTAA
- the miaB gene encoding tRNA (N6-isopentenyl adenosine(37)-C2)-methylthiotransferase MiaB produces MSLTIPSPLSGTGTATATGGAPQEAAQKPRTYQVRTFGCQMNVHDSERMAGMLEDAGYVPADGEQADVVVFNTCAVRENADNKLYGNLGILAPVKAANPGMQIAVGGCLAQKDRETILKKAPWVDAVFGTHNVGALPALLERARHNNEAQLEILESLDVFPSTLPTKRDSVYSGWVSISVGCNNTCTFCIVPALRGKEKDRRPGDILAEIQALVDDGAIEVTLLGQNVNSYGVEFGDRLAFSKLLRACGDIEGLERVRFTSPHPAAFTDDVIDAMAETPNVMPQLHMPLQSGSDKVLRDMRRSYRSTKFLGILDKVREKIPHAAISTDIIVGFPGETEEDFQATLDVVEKSRFATAFTFQYSKRPGTPAADLPDQLPKAVVQERFERLTALQDRIAAEENQRQLGRRVEVMVTAQSGRKAGETHRLSGRSQDQRLVHFSVPDGAQAPRPGDLVTVTITEAAAFHLVADPTLEDYSLRRSRAGDAWDRSQADSCGAPGPGAGTGGKGVSLGMPALPVRTR; encoded by the coding sequence GTGAGTTTGACCATCCCTTCCCCCCTTTCCGGTACCGGCACCGCCACAGCGACCGGTGGCGCTCCGCAGGAGGCTGCCCAAAAGCCCCGCACCTACCAGGTGCGGACCTTCGGCTGCCAGATGAACGTCCATGACTCGGAACGCATGGCAGGCATGCTCGAGGACGCAGGGTACGTACCGGCGGACGGTGAGCAGGCCGACGTCGTAGTGTTCAACACCTGCGCCGTGCGTGAAAACGCTGACAACAAGCTCTACGGCAACCTGGGAATCCTCGCTCCGGTGAAGGCGGCGAACCCCGGCATGCAGATTGCGGTGGGCGGCTGCCTGGCGCAGAAGGACCGGGAAACCATCCTGAAAAAGGCGCCGTGGGTGGACGCCGTCTTCGGCACGCACAACGTTGGCGCCCTGCCCGCGCTGCTGGAGCGCGCGCGGCACAACAACGAGGCCCAGCTTGAAATCCTCGAGTCACTGGACGTGTTCCCCTCCACGCTTCCCACCAAACGCGATTCCGTTTACTCGGGCTGGGTATCGATCTCCGTAGGCTGCAACAACACCTGCACCTTCTGCATCGTCCCCGCCCTCCGCGGCAAAGAAAAAGACCGCCGGCCCGGGGACATCCTCGCTGAAATCCAGGCCCTCGTGGACGACGGCGCCATCGAAGTCACCCTCCTCGGCCAGAACGTCAACTCCTACGGCGTCGAATTCGGCGACCGGCTGGCCTTCTCCAAACTCCTCCGGGCCTGCGGCGACATCGAAGGCCTGGAGCGCGTCCGCTTCACCAGCCCGCACCCCGCAGCCTTCACCGACGACGTCATCGACGCCATGGCCGAGACCCCCAATGTCATGCCGCAGCTGCACATGCCGCTGCAGTCGGGCTCGGACAAGGTCCTGCGGGACATGCGGCGCTCGTACAGGTCTACCAAGTTCCTGGGCATCCTGGACAAGGTGCGGGAAAAGATTCCCCATGCCGCCATCTCCACCGACATCATCGTGGGCTTCCCGGGTGAAACGGAAGAGGACTTCCAGGCCACCCTGGACGTTGTGGAAAAGTCCCGTTTCGCCACCGCCTTCACCTTCCAGTATTCCAAGCGCCCCGGGACCCCGGCCGCGGACCTGCCGGACCAGTTGCCCAAAGCCGTGGTGCAGGAACGCTTCGAACGGCTAACCGCCCTCCAGGACAGGATCGCGGCGGAGGAAAACCAGCGCCAGTTGGGCCGCAGGGTTGAGGTCATGGTCACTGCGCAGTCCGGCCGGAAAGCGGGGGAGACCCACCGGCTGTCCGGCCGCTCCCAGGACCAGCGGCTGGTGCACTTCTCCGTGCCCGACGGTGCCCAGGCTCCGCGGCCGGGAGACCTTGTCACCGTCACCATCACCGAGGCCGCAGCCTTCCACCTCGTCGCCGATCCCACCCTTGAGGACTACAGCCTGCGCCGCTCCCGGGCCGGCGACGCTTGGGACAGGTCCCAGGCGGACTCCTGCGGTGCTCCCGGGCCGGGCGCCGGCACAGGGGGCAAGGGCGTCTCGCTGGGCATGCCCGCGCTGCCCGTCCGCACCCGCTGA
- the miaA gene encoding tRNA (adenosine(37)-N6)-dimethylallyltransferase MiaA yields MGSPPVIAVVGPTGSGKSDLAVSLALELDGEVINADAMQFYRGMDIGTAKITEAERRGVPHHLLDILEVTEEASVSRFQEQARALISDIHARGKRAILAGGSGLYVRAALDVLEFPGTDPAVRQQLEAELAENGQAVLLERLRDVDPVSAGRLSDSRRIIRALEVHRLTGRPFSSFMPQREYFQPAVQVGLGVDREVLRERLASRVHRMVDAGLLAEVQRLDTLGLRQGKTASRALGYAQFLKVLDGGWTVAEAAEDTIVATRQFARRQLTWFRADPRISWLDWQDPSLVAKAAALCEAPRI; encoded by the coding sequence TTGGGCTCCCCGCCTGTCATCGCCGTCGTCGGTCCCACCGGTTCCGGCAAATCGGACCTCGCCGTCAGCCTGGCACTGGAACTGGACGGCGAAGTCATCAACGCCGACGCCATGCAGTTCTACCGCGGCATGGACATCGGAACGGCAAAGATCACCGAGGCCGAACGCAGGGGGGTGCCCCACCACCTGCTGGACATCCTGGAGGTGACCGAGGAAGCCAGCGTGTCACGATTCCAGGAGCAGGCGCGCGCCCTGATCTCGGACATCCACGCCCGCGGCAAACGGGCCATCCTGGCCGGCGGTTCCGGCCTGTACGTGCGGGCGGCACTGGATGTCCTGGAATTTCCCGGAACGGACCCGGCCGTGCGCCAACAGCTGGAAGCTGAGCTCGCTGAGAACGGGCAGGCGGTCCTCCTGGAGCGGCTGCGCGACGTGGACCCGGTATCGGCGGGGAGGTTGTCCGACTCCCGGCGCATTATCCGTGCCCTGGAGGTCCACCGGCTCACCGGCAGGCCGTTCAGTTCCTTTATGCCGCAGCGCGAGTATTTCCAGCCCGCCGTCCAAGTGGGACTGGGCGTGGACCGGGAGGTGCTCAGGGAGCGGCTCGCCAGCCGCGTCCACCGCATGGTGGACGCCGGCCTGCTCGCTGAAGTCCAGCGGCTGGACACCCTAGGGCTGCGCCAAGGGAAAACCGCTTCCCGTGCTCTTGGGTACGCGCAGTTCCTCAAGGTGCTCGACGGCGGGTGGACCGTAGCGGAGGCAGCGGAAGACACCATCGTGGCCACCCGGCAGTTCGCGCGGCGCCAGCTCACCTGGTTCCGTGCCGATCCCCGCATCTCCTGGCTGGACTGGCAGGACCC